A window of Clostridia bacterium genomic DNA:
TATACCTGTTCCCATCAACAGCCATTCAATCACGATTACATCGGACAGAGGACCAAACACAAGCATTCCCAGCGGCATCATAGAACTTGATATCATACCTAAAACACCAAATACCCTGCCTAGAAAGTCTTTTTCTACCTTCTGCTGTAATAAAACCGTTGCAGGTGTATTGAACATCGGCATGGTAACTCCAACCAAGCCCATGAAAATCAAATACAACCAAAAAACCGGAATAAGACCAAACGCGAAAGTACATCCACCTATAAAGAGACTTGCAAGAGTCATCGTATGAATTTTGTTCTTGAATCCACCCCAGGAAGCCATTGTGATACCTCCCGCCATCATACCTATTGAAAAAGCGATTTCAATAGCAGTCAGGCGCCAGACATCGTCACCAAAGTTCCGTGTAACCTGCAACGGGGTCAAAAACGCAACAGGCGCTGCAAGGAAAAAGAAAAAGGCGCAAAATATAAAGAATTTTTTGACATAGTCATGGTTTTTTATGTAGACAAACCCTTCCCGCATATCGGCAAAATAGCTTAGGGTTTGTTTTTCCAGGGCCTTTGCATGAGCCGGCACCTTTAAGAATAAAAATAACGTTACAACTGCTACAGCTGCTGTGATAACATCTATAAAGAATATGATTTCAATAGTAGCAAGGGTAAGCAGTGCACCGCTGAGCATCGGAGCCAGAAGCATAACCATGGATTGGATAGTGCTGCTTGTCGCATTCACCTGTGTAAGTTTATCTTCCGGCACGAGCTGGGGAATGAAAGCTCCGACCGCAGGTGTTTGAATCCCTGTACCAAAAGCTCTTATAGTAGAAATCACAAAAAGCAGCCATACCTCTCCGTATCCCATCAAGAACAGCACGGCCAAAACAAGCGTTGCTATGGCAATCATACAATCTGCCAAAATAATAAGCATCTTGCGATTGTAGCGGTCCGCCCATACTCCTGCAAAGGGCGAAAGGAAGAAAGTCGGCAGAAAACCGCAAATAATTGCTATGGTCATCATTACACCTGACTGTGTTTTCAATGTAATATACCATGTAATCGCGTACTGAACCAGCATAGATCCAAAAAGAGATATGGTCTGACTGGTTAAGAAAAGAATTATGTTATGTTTCCAACTCTTATTCATACTTATAATATACTCCTATTCCATATTTCTATAACAGTTTGCTGTGCTCGCCTTAACGATAACGCAATAACAGTGTTTTCCTGCTAACACAGTACTATTTATTTTAGAGTATTATCGCAGCTTAATATTACAGATTAGTATCTTATCCTTTTATACACACATAATTCTAACTTATTCCAAGCTGTTTGTCTGTACAAATTTATAGAATTTCCATATTTGATGTTGTGCCCTGCTTCCAGAAATAATTTCTTTTGCAGGGCACTGTTTATTCTTTATTCAGAAATATAGTAATTCATGCTAAAGCTTTAAAACGTTCATTCAGATATTTTGCCGCCTCAGTCATCAGCATCTTTCCTATTTCATCTACATGCCTATTCTTCCAACTTTCAAGGTTTGTACCCTTTACCCATTGATTAAACGCACCGAGAGAAGGCCCGCAGTGTATCTGATAATCAATTCTGCTGCTTTGGTCACCATTTAATGCAAGCAGATTTGTATAGGCAAAATACCATCTAAATATCATAGCCATCTTATGCTTGGGGTTTCTTTCCGCCTTCTCGATTTCCTCAGCAGAATAGCGGGCCTTAACCTTTTCATACACTTCATCAATACTTCTTTTAAAATACCTTTCTTCCAGTTCTTTTTTTGTTTTACTGTCAATTTCGTCCAAAGAATTGTATTGACGGTACAGGTCATATAATCTATTTGCTCTTGCCGGAAAAAACACCCCTCTTTTCAACACCTGTACTTTAGCACCTATTTCAAACATATCTCCTGCAGGTGCATAATCAGTATCCTGTATGTTTACTTCCTGCAGTAAATCCTTAACTTCATTGCTGGTGCCCGATTCAAAAGTACACTGGTTTACCGAGCCTGTCATAATAAAATCCGCCCCCAATACAAATGCCGCCGCCGCAGCTTCAGGAGTACCAATACCACCTGCAGCTCCAACCCTGATATTTTTGTTGTAGCAGTATTTACTCATCATATTGTTTCTTAATTTTATGATAACCGGCACTAATGCATAAGCCACCCCATGATCGGTATGTCCGCCCGAATCTGCTTCAGCACACAGATCATCGGCCATTGGAATTAACCTTGCCAAGTCGGCCTCATCTTTAGTTATTTTGTTTTCCAGAAGCAGTTTATTCACAATCCGCTCCGGAGCAGGACTTAAAAAGGCTTCTGCAACCTCTGGCCTGGATATCTTTGCAATTATTCTGTTTTTAGCTTCCGCTCTACCCGCCTTATCCTTTGTCAAACCTTTTAGCCTGTATTTTACCAGAGCGGGTGTTATGCTCATAAACCCAGCGGCTTCAACTCTCCGTACTCCATGCTTCAAAAACATATCTACCAGACGTTCTTCTCTGTCCAGCCTGTTAGGATTGTGAAGAAGATTCATTCCATAAGCTTCGCCATTTTTTAGTTCACTCTGAATATATTTTATTGCTTCTTCTATTTCAGCACTATCAAGTCCGCCAGTTCCGAAGAAACCCATCATTCCAGCCTTTCCTACACTCACTATCATTTCCTTTGAAGCAATTCCTTTATACATCGCCCCTGTCAGATATGCATATCTGATGCCATAATCACTCTTAAATTCACTGCTTCCAAGGGATTCCGGAGTAATATGGCAGCACGATCCAGCAGCTTTGTTTTCTTTGCTTGCCGAAACCTCCCTGCCTACAGCTGATACCTCCTCATAAACGCACCCAACAGGTTTTTCAATCACTTCCTCCTCCATATCCTCTTCAATCTCATCATCAGTAATAAGAGGCTGAGCTTCTCTTTGTATCGTTTTGACAAGGCCGGTAAGAATATTCCCTGGCCCAACCTGAACTATTTCTTCCACATTCTTCCCCATGAGATACCTTATACTCTCTGTCCATTTGACTGAGTTGGTTATCTGTATGGCTAGAGTACTTTTTAGATCTTTTTGTCTGTAAGGCCTTGCATATACATTTGAAATTACCGGAGTTTTCATTTTTAAAAATTCAAACTGCTCCATAAATTCTTCAAAACTCTTCCTTGCATCCTCCATATATCTTGAATGAAATGCCCCGCTTACTTTCAACACAATATATCTCATGGCACCGGAAGCTTCAAATATGGATTGCGCCTGTTCAACTGACTTTTTAGGTCCTGACACTACTATTTGTGTCGGAGCATTGAAGTTTGCAATATCCAAATCAATTAATTTATTCTTATCGATGACTTCCCTAACCTTTTCTTCACTCAAGCCAATAACCGCAGCCATTCCCCCTTCGGTTGCCTGACTCATTAGTTCCCCTCTTTTTTTTACAAGCTTTATCCCCGTCTCAAAGTCAAAAACTCCGGAAGCTAAAAGGGCATTATATTCACCCAGGCTGTGCCCCGCCACATAATCCGGCTCCTTTCCCAACTGTTTTATTTTTTTTAGATAGGTCAGTGCATTTACTACATACAGTGCCGGTTGTGTAAAATTTGTCTGCCCTAACTGCTCCTCAGGATCTTCCATGCATAACTTTCTTATAGAATACCCCAGTATTTTATCCGCTTTCGCGGTCAGTTCACCGAATTCTTCAAACAGGTCGCCTCCCATACCTTTTACCTGAGAACCCTGTCCCGGAAAAACATATGCTATCATGCTATACCCCTTCCTTTCTATATTAAGATTAGACAATATTTATAAACGCTTATTTTGCTATATCAAACGCATAAATTCGCTTAATTTCTGCTCTGGATTATCAACAAAGCCTTTTAGTAAAATATGCATATTCTTCAACATCTGAGAAATCTCCTTACTATCGAAGCAGCGTTTATAGTAAACCATATTTATGCATGTTCCTACATCCAGCGGAAGTATTTCCACCCTTAGAGGTTGGTCTGTCTGAGCCAGAGCACGGATGGAACCTGCACCGATTTGTGAAAACTTTTTAAAAGCAGCCGATAGCTGGGGAATCTGTTCGCTTACTGTATAGCTTTCAAACAGCAGGTTTTCTCTTGCTATTCCGCACCACTCATAGATTTTCCGTATCGGAGTATATTCATAGCTTATTACCTCCATTCCATTCCCTTGCAGTTCTTTCAGCCAGGGCAACAGGCCTGCTCCTAAATCGATCCGAACCCGTACAGGAAGGATATTAAAATGCTGCCCCACACTATCTTCTATACCTGCAAGCGCAGTACCACGTCCGGAAAAGACAGAACCGAAAACCACATCATTTTTGCCGCTCCTACGGGCTAACTGCAGTGCCCATGCTGCTTGCACCAAAGTATACATTGTTATATGCTGTTGCTTTGTAAAAACTGTAAGTCCTTCCATCAGTTCCTGCGGTATTACACTCCACTCAGCATGCATTACAGCTTCTTCATCAGTACTATGCCCGTTTATGACCTGTACCAGGGGAGTCGGTACTGTAACGCCATCAAGGTTTTCCCTCCAGAATCTTTCAGCCTTAACCAAATCCTGCTGACGCTGCCATGCTATGAAGTTTCTGTATGAAGAAACCGGTTCGACTTCTATCTTTCTACCTTCACAATAAGCTTCGTAAAAGTCAAGCAGATTCCTCATTATAACGGGATAGCTCCACCCGTCCTGTACCATCAGATTTATAGCATGAATAAAATAGTATTCATCCTCATTTATTTTAATAAGAGATATGCGCGTTTGAGGTACAGGTCCATTTATTTTAAAATCCTCTTTGCGGAAGACATTCATATATGCTTCCAAATGCGTTTTCTGAATATCCAGGGGAATATGAGTCCAGTCTTCCTGCTCCATCCTTATGCTCACATCCCTGAACACAACCTGCATAGGTTCATCCAACCCTTCCCATACAAACGATGTGCGTAGGACAGGATACTTCTTTACTATATTTTGCCATGCCTTTTCAAAAGCAGAGACATTAAACTCTTTTCCTTTTATAACATAAACCGTATCAACCATATAGAGGCCCGTATCATTGGCATTGAGTCTGCGGAAAAGCATATTCTCCTGTACTGCACTTAGAGGATATACATCCTCTATACCTTGTATTTCAGAAAGCATCCCGTTGATTCTTGCCCGATCATGCTCAGTCAGTTGAATTTCCAGCCTTTTCCCATGTAAAGTTAAATTGGAGTCTGTTGGGTTTATCTGTTTATCATCTTCAATCAAACACATATTTATGATTTCTGCCAGACCGGCTATGGTCTGGTGCTGGAAAATTTGTTGCGGAGTAAGCTCAATGCCCTTCTGTTTAGCTCTGGCCACTACCTGTATGCTTTGAATGGAGTTTGCACCTAATTCAAAAAAATTGTTCTTTATACCGACACGTTCCAGGCCTAATACATCTGCCCAAATTTCAGCAAGGATTTTTTCTGTTTGTGTTACGGGCTCAACATAGTCCTCTTCCATATCGGGTATTTCCAACAACGGTGCAGGAAACGCCTTCCTGTCCAGCTTCCCGTTCGAATCCACCGGCATTTCCTTGAGAACCATAAAGGCAGAAGGTATCATATAATCCGGAAGTTTCTCCTTTAGATAACTTCGCAGCTGCGGTATCAATGTCCGGGTAATCCTATCCAGCAAGGGATTGTTTGCATAGCATTCCAGCTGTTTACCGGCAGGTGCGCTGAAAGGGTGTATTGCAATTGTCATATCATCTTCATTATCTCCGGATATCTGTTTGCGCCTTAAAATCACCTGAAGCCTGCCGTCATTACACCCGTTTGCCCAGGCAATGCTGGCATTATACTGCAGCTCACAGCATAGATCCCATAATTCCTCCGGATCTACCCCTGTATCATCCTTACAGCTGTTTATAATCTGTCTCAGTTCACCTACGCTCTCAGGGCATCTGGTGTCAGAGAGCAGTTTTAAGCACCTGTTGATAGATCCAAGCCTCTTATTTGGAACATTAGTAATACCGAGTATATCCGTTCGGCTGCTTACCAAGGTTTGACGAAGCCGATCCAAATCCAACATTTCATTTTGCCAGTCCAGCCATGGAAAATCCATGACATGCTGCACTTTTTTACCGATATGAAGTATGACATCATAGCGGTATATGCTCATCTCATTAAGGTGACAGCCGCGTTTTATCTGGAATTCCACGTGACTGATTTGAGGTGTTTCACTTTGAAGTGCCAAAAAGAATTCAGGATCAATAACCAGCTCATTCTCCTGATGCATGCGCTTTTGGGTACGATGCCTCAGTTGTTTGATTGTCAGCGAATCCTGAGCCTTCGCGAGCTCTACGTCAGTATGGAATGCCTCCAGCAGGGGCAGACTTCGTATATCACCAATAAATATATATCCGGTATGGGCTATCAATTCTGCTGCATTTCTAATTACCCCGGACAGATACTCAATTCCCGGGAAATACTGAACTACCGAGTTCATGACAACAACATCAAATTTTTTGCCCTCAAGCCCGGAAAAATCATCAGCATTTTTCCTCAGTAATTTTACATGAGATAAATCCCCTCTCCGTTCTAACAAATGATCAGTGACATAATCGACGGCTGCCGCAGAAATATCTGTTCCCCAGTATTGCTCACAGCTTGGAGCAATCCGGGACAGCAGAAGCCCTGTACCACATCCGATTTCCAGTA
This region includes:
- the fabD gene encoding ACP S-malonyltransferase, translated to MIAYVFPGQGSQVKGMGGDLFEEFGELTAKADKILGYSIRKLCMEDPEEQLGQTNFTQPALYVVNALTYLKKIKQLGKEPDYVAGHSLGEYNALLASGVFDFETGIKLVKKRGELMSQATEGGMAAVIGLSEEKVREVIDKNKLIDLDIANFNAPTQIVVSGPKKSVEQAQSIFEASGAMRYIVLKVSGAFHSRYMEDARKSFEEFMEQFEFLKMKTPVISNVYARPYRQKDLKSTLAIQITNSVKWTESIRYLMGKNVEEIVQVGPGNILTGLVKTIQREAQPLITDDEIEEDMEEEVIEKPVGCVYEEVSAVGREVSASKENKAAGSCCHITPESLGSSEFKSDYGIRYAYLTGAMYKGIASKEMIVSVGKAGMMGFFGTGGLDSAEIEEAIKYIQSELKNGEAYGMNLLHNPNRLDREERLVDMFLKHGVRRVEAAGFMSITPALVKYRLKGLTKDKAGRAEAKNRIIAKISRPEVAEAFLSPAPERIVNKLLLENKITKDEADLARLIPMADDLCAEADSGGHTDHGVAYALVPVIIKLRNNMMSKYCYNKNIRVGAAGGIGTPEAAAAAFVLGADFIMTGSVNQCTFESGTSNEVKDLLQEVNIQDTDYAPAGDMFEIGAKVQVLKRGVFFPARANRLYDLYRQYNSLDEIDSKTKKELEERYFKRSIDEVYEKVKARYSAEEIEKAERNPKHKMAMIFRWYFAYTNLLALNGDQSSRIDYQIHCGPSLGAFNQWVKGTNLESWKNRHVDEIGKMLMTEAAKYLNERFKALA
- a CDS encoding MFS transporter, with amino-acid sequence MNKSWKHNIILFLTSQTISLFGSMLVQYAITWYITLKTQSGVMMTIAIICGFLPTFFLSPFAGVWADRYNRKMLIILADCMIAIATLVLAVLFLMGYGEVWLLFVISTIRAFGTGIQTPAVGAFIPQLVPEDKLTQVNATSSTIQSMVMLLAPMLSGALLTLATIEIIFFIDVITAAVAVVTLFLFLKVPAHAKALEKQTLSYFADMREGFVYIKNHDYVKKFFIFCAFFFFLAAPVAFLTPLQVTRNFGDDVWRLTAIEIAFSIGMMAGGITMASWGGFKNKIHTMTLASLFIGGCTFAFGLIPVFWLYLIFMGLVGVTMPMFNTPATVLLQQKVEKDFLGRVFGVLGMISSSMMPLGMLVFGPLSDVIVIEWLLMGTGILMFIQGFFLIGNKALIEAGKPISE